AAACCCCTCTTCCACGCCTACCCGGGGTGCACGGCGCTTTCATTCGGGATGCTCGGCTGCTCCTTCCACTGCGACTACTGCCAGAACTGGATGACGTCGCAGGCGCTCCGCGACCCCGGAGCCTTCTCGACGCCCGACGTCATGACGGCCGGGGAGGTGGTCGCGCTCGCGGGGAAGTGCGGCGCGAAGGTGCTCACGAGCACCTACAACGAGCCGCTCATCACCTCGGAGTGGGCGGTCGAGATTTTCAAGCTCGCCAAGGAGGCGGGCCTCGTCTGCTCCTACGTCTCGAACGGAAACGCCACGCGCCAGGTGCTCGAATACCTCCGCCCCTACGTCGACCTCTACAAGATCGACCTGAAGTGCTTCGACGACAGGCACTACCGGAAAAAACTCGGCGGTATGCTCCAGACGGTGCTCGACAGCATCGGGGCGGCGTGGGAGATGGGCTTCTGGGTCGAGGTGGTGACGCTTGTCGTTCCGGGCTTCAACGACTCGGACGGCGAGCTCCGGCGAATCGCCGGGTTCCTGCGCTCCGTCTCGCCCGACATCCCGTGGCACGTCACGGCCTTTCACCAGAACTACAAGATGACCGGGCCCGAGGACACGCCCGTCGCGACGCTTCTCCGAGCCGCCGAGATCGGGCGGGGCGAAGGGCTGCACTTTGTCTACGCCGGAAACCTTCCCGGCATGGTGAGCGAGCTGGAAAATACGTACTGCCCCTCGTGCGGCGAGCTTCTGGTCGAGCGCCTGGGCTTCCACGTCCGCCAGAACCGCCTACTGAAG
The DNA window shown above is from Acidobacteriota bacterium and carries:
- the amrS gene encoding AmmeMemoRadiSam system radical SAM enzyme, which codes for MPRPAEIHTYAELLSRFTREGELYEKLESNKLRCTACGHMCLILDGHDGVCRVRFNRGGTLYVPHGYVAGLHPDPIEKKPLFHAYPGCTALSFGMLGCSFHCDYCQNWMTSQALRDPGAFSTPDVMTAGEVVALAGKCGAKVLTSTYNEPLITSEWAVEIFKLAKEAGLVCSYVSNGNATRQVLEYLRPYVDLYKIDLKCFDDRHYRKKLGGMLQTVLDSIGAAWEMGFWVEVVTLVVPGFNDSDGELRRIAGFLRSVSPDIPWHVTAFHQNYKMTGPEDTPVATLLRAAEIGRGEGLHFVYAGNLPGMVSELENTYCPSCGELLVERLGFHVRQNRLLKGTCPKCRAAVAGRWE